The stretch of DNA GGCATGGCCGTTATCTCGATTAGGGACACCGGCGTGGGCATCCCGGAGGAAAATCTGCCCCACATATTCGACCGCTTCTTCCGCGGTGATCCCAGCCGTTCAACGTTGGGGTCCGGTCTGGGCCTGAGTCTTGTCAAGGCCGTGGCCGAAGCCCATAGCGGCAGTGTGCGGGTGAACAGCGAAGTCGCTAAAGGCAGCCATTTCGAAGTGACGCTGCCTGTTATTTCCGACTGAAGGTGAATGTTTTTGTCTTATAATTGTCTGACAACCAGATAATCAGGTTGACGGGTTGTAAATTTTATGGCAAGCAAAATCAGCAGCAGGAAGCGGGCGGTATCCAATGAAAATAGCCAATTAAACATAAGTTGAGCGTTTCAAATTTTAAGCTCGACAATCGTTCGGATTCGGTTAAAGGAAGATGTGAGCACCGCATGAACTACAAGCCCATCAAACGAAAGTCCACCGTAGAACTGGTAAGGGGTGAGATCCTCAAAAGCATTGAATCCGGACAATTGAAACCCGGCGACAAACTTCCCACTGAACATCAGTTGTGCAAGATGTTCGGTGTGGGAAGGTCGACCGTCAGGGAGGCGATCTCAAACCTGTCCATTCTGGGTTATCTGCAGAGCATCCAGGGTAAAGGCTGCTATGTCCGGGAAGGACTCGACCCGGACAGTGCCACACGCATCGCACTGCACGACATACAGAGTGCGGCCAATATTATCGACCTCATTGAAATAAGAGAGATTCTGGAATGCAATGCCGTCAGGCTGGCGGCACAGAGGGCCAATGCCGAGGATGTGGCGCGGATTCAGGAAGCCTTTACAGAAATGAAGGCCGCCGGGGAAAAGTTGAATCGTTTCACGGCGCAGGATTTTAAATTTCATATCGCCCTGGCTCGTGCTTCCGGAAACCGGATCGTCGTGGAAATGATGCGGCAAATCGTGGAAAAGGTTCATCTGGAATACATCAAATTCAGGCCGGATAGCCTGTTTCAAAGGGAGGAAGCGGTGCTGACGGCGAAGCGGATAGTTGACTTTGTGCTGCACAAGGATGCGGAAAAGGCGGCCGATGCCATGCGGGCGCATTTAAACCTGGTGACCACGGAATTAAACCGCAAACTTCCCGACATCAAGTGGATAAATAGAAGCAACTGATTCTCCCCTACGGGATTTTCGGGTTCAGCGCACCTGCGGTGTCAAATGCCATCACGTATAGACCACTATTCGGTCTTCGCTCCGACAAGAGCGAAATGACATTTTCCTTGCATCTGCGGCAAACCCGAAAATCGCTCAATTTAGGTCTCCATCGACGTTGATGTCTTCGGAGCTGTTTCGTATCGATCACGGCAACCACCATGACGAAAAGGAGGAGCATGCAAATGGAAAACAACTATGAGGAAATGACCAAGGCACTGATCGAGGGGAAAGAAGACGAGGTAAAGAAAATGACCAGGGAGGCGCTGGACAAAGGGGCCGAACCCAAGTCCATACTGGACAACGGCCTTCTGGCCGGAATGGATGTGGTCGGCAAACGGTTCAAGGCGGGGGACATGTTCATTCCCGAAGTTCTGCTGTGCGCCCGGTGCATGCACGGCGCCATGGACATCCTGAAACCGTTGCTTTCAGACGGCGATGCCCTGGGTGCGGGAACCGTGGTGATCGGAACCGTGGAGGGAGACCTGCACGACATCGGCAAGAATCTGGTAGCCATGATGTTGCAGGGAGGCGGGTTCAAGGTCGTAGACCTGGGAACGAACATTACCCCCCAGGCGTTTGTTGAAGCGGTTAAGGAGCATACCCCCCAGATCGTGGGCATGTCGGCGCTATTGACGACCACCATGCCCAAGATGGAAGAGACCATCGAGGCACTCAAGGAGGCGGGCGTCAGGGACGGGGTCAAAGTGATGGCCGGCGGTGCACCGGTAACCCAGGATTTTATAGAAAAAATCGGTGCCGACGCCTATGGGGCCAATGCCGCCGCAGCATCGGAAAAGGCCAAGCAGCTCCTTAATTGAAGGTTGGGACCACGCTTGACTCTTCGAGATTCGTCTCGACAGGCCGGAAAGCTGTGACGCACCCTCATGCAATCATAATTTAAAAGAAAGGAGCGTATCATGGGCATGACCAGCGACGAACTTTATTTTAAACCGAAGCTTCGTATACTTAGTGAAGAGCAGTTGAAAAAAATTGAAATGGCTGTTTTTGAGGTTCTTGAACACGTCGGTGTGAAAATCACCCATCCGAAAGCACTGGAGATTTTTCAGGGCGCCGGCGCCAGGGTGGAAAAGGACCGCGTGAGGATTCCGGCGTGGCTGGTGGAGGACGCCATCCGCAAGACCCCCTCCCGGCTGGTACTTGGCAATCGCAGGGGAGAACGGGCGGTGGTTCTGGAAGGGGACAAGAGCTGGTTCGGCCCCAGCATCGACTGCATTGACTACTTGGATCCCGTCACCGACGAACGCATGCGCTTTACCAGCGACCACTGCCGCATAGCCGCGACTATCGTGGACTATTGCGAGAATTTCGACTGGCTAATGACCATCGGAATGGCCGCGGATCAGCCGGCGGACATTGCCGACCGTGTCGTCGCCCGCCAGGCTCTGACCTACTGCGAGAAACCGCTGGTTGTCTGCTGCAAGGACACCAACAGCATGCGGGATATCTATGAAATGGCTCTGGCGATATGCGGCGGCAAGGAAAATTTCGACAAGGCACCCATCGTGGCGCACTATTCAGAGCCCATATCACCGCTGTTATATTACGACCCGGCCGTCGATAAAATGATCTACTCGGTTGAAAATGACATTCCACTGATCAACTTTCCCTGCGTCCAATCCAGCGGGACGGCGCCGTCCACTTTTGCGGGAGCCATTATTCAGGGAGCAGCCGAATCCATCAGCGGTGCCGTCCTGGCGCAGGCCATCAAGCCCGGTGCGCCTTTTGTATTCGGTGCTTTTGTAACTGTCATGGATATGCAAACCACGGTGTTTTCCTACGGAGCCACCGAGATGAGCATCATGGTGGGTGCTTTGGCCCAGTTGGCCCAGCATTGGCGGGTCCCGTTCTTCGGAACCGCCGGGGCGACAGATGCCAAATTTCCGGATGCGCAGGCCGCTGCCGAAGCCACCCAGCAGATCATGACCGCGGCCACCGTCGGCTCGGGCCTGGTGCATGACTGCAGCAGTTGGATCGATCACGGTTCCGTGGTATCTCCGGGCTTCATGGTACTGGTCAACGAAATCGTAGGTAATATAAAGTATTTCATGAACGGGATGCCGGTAACCGAAGACAGCATGGCGCTGGACACAATAGCGTCTGTCGGCCCGGGCGGCAACTACCTGATGGAGCAGCACACGCTGGACAACTTTCGTCAGGTTCGGTACTCCACCCTGTTCGAACGCATGATTCGGCAGGAATGGGAGGCTGGTGGCTCCAAGACCTTCGAGGATCGACTGAGAGAGCACACCGAAGCGGCCATGGCCCACAAGCCGGCGCCCCTGCCGGAGGATGTCGTCAAAGAACTGGACAGCATGCAGAAGAACTGGAAGTAAACCTCATGGTTGCAACGTCGAGGTAAACGGTCCGGCCGGCCCTGACGGCCGGCCGGACGTTCCCGGGAAAAAGCGGTGGAGATTAACCCCATGGCCGCAACGCCAGGGTAACTTTCGGTGCGGTAATTGGCTTGATCCCCTACAGCAAGGCGACATTCATCATTTTAGAGTATTTGCCATATATATGTTCGATTTCAACATTGGAGTGGCAGGTGGCGGGTTTGGGAATACGGAACGGTATTCTGGCAAACACTAGCGTGTAACCCGTCGATATTTTTTAGCGGCGAAGCCGCATGTAATAAAAGATCCCTCGTGTGAACGGGTCCCCGTCGGTTCACACGAGGGATCTTTTATTACCGTTTGGTAATCTTGCCGTCATCTTCCCGTTAACTTGGTGTGTTATGGTTCAATCAAGCTAAAGGAGCGAAATGCAACCAATTTACCAGGAGGAAATACAATGTACCGAATAAACGCACACATTCCCAAACCGTTAATTTGTATTGTAGCCGGTCTATTGCTGGCATTGGCCCCGTTCTCGGTGTCCGCCGCCACCGACACCACCACCATGGTGCCGGCCAATTTCAGCAAGTTGGCCAAAGAAGCCAAACCAAGCGTGGTCAACATCAGAACCGTCACCACCGTCAAGGGGGGCGGGCGGGTGTTCCGACACTTTTTTGGCGATCAGCACGGAAAGAATCCCTTCGAAGAGTTTTGGGGGCCTAATATGGAAAGTGGCCCGTCGAGGGACTACAAGCAGCGCAGCCTGGGGTCGGGGTTCATCATCGACAAAGAGGGGTACATCGTCACCAACAACCACGTAGTGGAAAACGCCGAACAGATCAAGGTGAAACTGGCCGACGACAAGGAGTACGATGCGACCCTGGTCGGCCGCGACGTCAATACCGACCTGGCTCTGATCAAGATATCGACCCCGAATGCATTGACCCCCATCAGGATGGGCGACTCGGAGAAGGTCGATGTGGGGGACTGGGTTGTGGCTATCGGGAGCCCCTTCGGCCTGGAGCAGACCGTTACAGCCGGTATTGTAAGCGCCAAGGGGCGTACTATCGGGTCCGGCCAGTATGACGATTTCATTCAGACGGACGCCTCCATCAACCCCGGCAACAGCGGCGGACCGCTTATCAACATGACGGGTGAAGTGGTCGGCATTAACACGGCCATCGTCGCCAGCGGCCAGGGCATCGGATTTGCCATTCCAGTCAACCTGGCCAAGGGCATTATTGTCCAGTTGAAAAAGAGCGGTGAAGTGACCCGTGGATGGCTGGGTGTAGGCATTCAGAACCTGACGCCCGAGCTGGCCAAATACTACCAACTCGACGAGGACGGTGGTGTTCTGGTTACCCAGGTGTTCAAGGGGGACCCTGCCGAAAAAGGCGGTATTCGGCCCAATGACATCATTACCGCGGTAGACGGCGAACCCGTTTCTTCGGTGAGGGCGCTGTCCGGGGTGATTGCCAACACGCGCGTCGGCAAGCGCACGGCCGTAACCTTTTTGCGGGACGGCAAGAAAAAGACGGTGTACGTGGAACTGGCCAAACGCGAAGAAGATGTTCGCAAGGTAAAATCCGAACCTGAAAAGGGCGATGATCTCGGGATAGAGCTGATGGAATTGTCGCCTGAATACGTCGGCAAGCTCGGGTTTGAAGAGGGAGAGGAAGGCGTCCTCGTGGGAGGCCTAACGCCGGGCGGAAAGGCCGAGAATGCCGAAATCAAGCGCGGCGACCTGATCAAAGAGGTCAACCACGTCAAGGTGACATCGATCAAGGAGTTCCGCCAGCAGGTCGACAAGGTCGAGTCAGGGGAGTCCCTCAACCTGCTTATCCGACGCCCGCGCAGGGGGTTTGTGGTTATAACGCTGGAAAAATGATGCATTGAAAAGATAAACGTAAATAATTCTGGCCAAGAGGACCGGGTTATACATACTGGAATAAAAAAGGGCACAAGGGAGCGGTTTCCCTTGTGCCCTTTTCACTTTGAAAAAGACAACCGGACCAGGCCATGCTTTACGAGGGGTCTTTCAGCAACGGTTGACAGGTGCAAGAATAACTACCCGTTTTAAAAGAAGGGAATGGGCTTTCCCGTTCGAAAGGCCAGCGCCTGGCAGGTGGCTATCAGCTTCTCTTTTTCTTCGAATACCTTGATATCGTAAGTGGCCGTCTTTTTGGTGCGGTTGATTTCCATGGCCTCGGCGCGCAGGCGGGTCCGCCGATCCGGACTGGCAACGTAGGTGACATTGACGTTTAAGGCCACCGCGATCGTGCCGTGGGTCTGGCTGGCGGTTTCAAAAGCCTCGTCCATCAGCGAATACACGGCGCCCCCATGGGCCCGCTGGTATAGATTGCCCATGCAAGGCGGCTCATAGGTCATCTCAACCACCGACCGGCCCGTGTCGAGTGCAACGAGTTCCATGCCGAACCGCCTGGCCAGCGGTTCCTGCTCTACGGCCCGCATGATGGCATTTTTCAGCCTTTCATCCATCCTCTTTTCCGTTTGTCAACCCATTGAAAAACACCGTGGCCCCCTCTTGCTCATCTCCGGCGGTCGAGCAGGCAGATCACCATGAACGGAAGTTCGATGACAAATTCGAGAACAAAGCCGAATATGGCCGTGAAGAGAATGACAGGCAGCTTGAAGGCCGCGAAGTAAGCCCGCGAGCGGACGATCTTATCCCTGATTTGGCGCACGCTGGTTTTCATAATGGGTTTGTTGCGTTATCTTGTTCATTGCACATAACAACCGATTATTTCCATACACCGCCTGAGATTTTTATGCAACTGCCGCTGGAATTTGTATTCGGCGCTTGAAAGGTCGGGTCACATTTGATATAAATATCGTTATAATTCCAGCGGAAAAATGAGTGAGCATCTTCATATTTTAGGTATCGACATCGGATCCGTCGCCATTGCCGTTGCCGCGGTGACCCCATTGAAAAGGATCGAGAGGACCGCCTATGGGTTTCATCACGGCAATATAAGAGAGACGCTCGCCAGCCTGCTCGCCGATTTCGATCTGTCTCTCGTCCGCTGGGTTGCCGCCACGACTTCCTCGCCGTCCAGCCTAAAAACTACCTGCCGGTACGACAACCGCATCGCGACGATCACTGCGGCCCAGGCGCTGCATAAAAAGGTTGGATCCATTCTGATCGTGGGGGGAGAAAAATTTGGATTGATCCGTTTCGATGAGAACGGCCATTACACGGGATACAAAGCCAACACCTCATGCGCTGCCGGTACCGGCAGTTTTCTGGATCAGCAGGCGGAACGACTGGGCTTGGAGGACGTTGGAGAACTGGGCGCGCTCGCATTTGCCAACACCGGCAGTGTCCCCAAAATCGCTTCGCGCTGCGCGGTATTCGCCAAGACGGATTTGGTGCATGCCCAGCAGGAGGGTTACGGCCTCTCTGAAATCTGCGACGGGCTGTGCTTCGGGCTGGCCAGGAATATTGTGGATACCCTGTTTGTGGGGCAGGAACCCATCGGGCCGGTCATTTTTTCGGGTGGCGTCTCCAGAAACAGGGCGGTGGTAAGGCATGTCAGGCATCTCGTTCAGATGGAGGTGATTCCGGAAGTCACTTACCTCGGTGCGGTGGGGGCGGCCTTCAGCCTTGCCGTTGACGGCTGCCGTTTCACGAAGATCGAGTTGAATTCGGCCATGGATCTTGTGGCCGAGGGCGGGCAAAGCAAAAAATACTATTTCGACCCTCTCGAATTGAAACTATCCGATTACCCCGACTTTGACAGCCTGGAGCGCTACGATTACCACCCGTCGGGATCTTCATTTGCGCAGGACGTGGAAGTGGACGTTTACCGGGATTTTTTACCGTTCGCCGATCAAGGGGACCGCTGCAAAGCCTACCTGGGAATCGACATAGGCTCTACCAGCACGAAGGCCGTGATCTTGAGCCCGTCAAAAAGTGTGCTGGCGGGATTTTACACCAGGACGGGAGGTCGCCCGGTTGTGGCCGTGCAGAATCTGCTGGCCGCCATCGAGGAAGTGGTGATCGGCAAAGGGGTGGACCTGCACATAAGCGGTGCGGGGACAACGGGGTCGGGACGCAAATTTGTGGGCGGGATTGTCGGTGCCGATCTGATCGTCGACGAGATAACGGCCCACGCGCGTGCCGCCGTTGAAATCAACCCCGAAGTGGACACCATTCTCGAAATCGGGGGCCAGGACAGCAAATTCACTACCCTGAAAGACGGCAGCGTCACGTTTTCCATTATGAACAGGGTCTGTGCCGCAGGCACGGGGAGCTTTATCGAAGAGCAGGCCCAGAAACTCGACTGCCCGCTGACATCTTATGCAGAGCGGACGGAAGGACAGAGGTCACCGATCACCAGCGATCGATGCACCGTTTTCATGGAAAGGGACGTCAACTACTATCTTTCCGAGGGCTACACCAAGAACGAGATGCTGGCCTCGGTGCTGCATGCCATCCGGGAAAATTATCTCACCAAAGTCGCCGTGGAAAGCAGCATCGGGCAGACGATTCTGTTCCAGGGTGCCACGGCCAAAAACAGGGCCCTGGTAGCAGCGTTCGAGCAACGTCTCGAAAAACCGATCCACGTGTCTCGCTACTGCCATCTCGCCGGTGCCATGGGCGTGGCCTTGAAGCTTGCGGACAGAAGCTATGAGGGCAGCGAATTCAAAGGCCTCGATCTACACCGCAAGACGATTCCCATCAGATCGGAAGTCTGTGAGCTTTGCACGAACCACTGCAAGATTACCGCCGCCCACATAGATGGACGGACAGCGGCCTACGGTTTTTTATGCGGCCGGGATTACGATACGCGTAAATTCGTGGACAACAACACTTCGGGATTCGATTTGCTGACAGCGAGAAAAAAAGTCCTGAGGCTTCCGGAACAGGCGAAGCCGGATCCCGGGCTGAAGCGGGAAACCGTCACCGTGGGATTGCCGGCCGTGCTGCACATGGCCGACGATATGGCGTTTTGGAAATACTTTTTCGGCCGCTTGGGTATTGACACCATTACCAGTGAAACCTATGCCCACGGGGTCAAGGAAGGCAAGCATATAGCCGGTGCGGAATTTTGCGCCCCCATGGCGGCGATGCACGGGCACGTCAGCTATCTCAGGGAACGTGCGGACCGTGTCTTTCTACCCTTTTATCTGGATCACCACCCTCCCAGGGACGGCAATCGCCGGCAGTACTGCTACTATACCCAGTTCGCGCCGTCCCTGGCCAGCTTTGCCAAGGGGAGCGTTGCGGACCGGACGGACCAATGGCTGCTGACACCTCTGATTCGATACCTTTACAACCGTTTTCATGCGCGTGTCCAGCTGTACAGGATGCTGAAGTCCTTTGCCAGAGAGAGAATCGGATTTGCCAGAGTCTCTGCAGCCTATGAAGAAGCCCTCCAGTTTAAAAAACAGGCACAAGAGGCGCTGCGGCGGCTTTACAGGGATGAGACCCGGGAAAAGGGCCGGCTGCACGTCGTGCTCCTGGGAAGGCCCTACACCGTACTGCAAAAATGCATGAACAAGGGGATCCCGAACATTCTGGCTTCGATGGGTATCAAAACTTTCTATCAGGACATGCTAACGGTGACGGAGGAAACCAAAACCCTCATCGCGCCGCTTTTAAAAGAACTGCACTGGCATTACGCCGTTGAGGTGGTGAAAGCCGCCGCCTGCGTGGCCGCATCACCGGACGCCTACCCGGTTCTAGTGACCTCTTTCAAATGCACGCCGGACGCCTTTGTCGTCGAGTATTTCAAGCAGATCATGGAACGCGCGGAAAAACCATACCTCGTTCTTCAATTGGATGAACACGATTCGAATGTCGGTTACGAGACGCGCATCGAAGCGGCCATACGTTCTTTTAGAAACCACCATGCCGGAGGACGCAAAACGCCGGGTGCGGCAGTTTTTAACGCGCGTGTACGGACCAAAAGATCCCTGGACGGCAAGACGCTGATTATGCCCAATTGGGGCGATATTTCCCAGAGACTCGTGGTGGCAAACCTGAGGCGTGAGGGAATCGACGCACGCCTGCTGGAAGAACACCAGACAAGTATTCAAAGAAGCCTGCGCTACAACACGGGGCAATGCATCCCGCTGAACATTATCGGGCAGGAGTTTATCGATTACGTCGAACGACATGATCTCGACCCTTCGCGTTGCGCGCTCTGGATGATCCGTTCGGCCATTCCATGCAACCTGAAGTTGTTTCCCTTTCACATCGAATATCTGTTCAAAACCTACGGCGGGGGATTCGAGCAGGCCGAGGTTTACCCCGGCACCATGTCGTTTGCAGACATATCAAAAGGACTACCCATCGCCACTTATTTTGCCTATATGTTTGGAGGCATGGTTAAAAAATTGGGATGTGCTGTCCGCCCTTATGAGTTGAATCCGGGGGAAACCGACGCCGTCATCGAAGAGAGTTTGTGCATCCTGGAAGACGCTTTTCTGGGCAACCGGAGGAAGGAATCCGCCGTGATCCAGGTGGTGGACATGTTCCGGAGCATCGCACGGGGCGATCGCGCCGCCGTTGACTGTACCCGTCCCAAGGTCGCAATTTTCGGTGACCTCTATGCGCGTGACAACGAGCTGTTCAATCAAGGGTTGGTCCATCAGATCGAAGGCTTGGGGGGGGAGGTAGTGACGACGCCTTACAGTTCCCTGGTGAAAATGATTGCCAAACCCTACCTGCGTAAATGGTTTGTCGAGGGGAATTACCTGGAGGTACTCTCTTCCAAGGCGGTGATCACGGCGGCCACCCACATGGAAAAAAAGTACTACAAACATTTTCAGAAAGTGCTGCAGGAAACCGAGCCGGCCTACGACGATGATCCCGCACGCATTCTGGCGCAGTACAACATCCGCATCGAGAATACGGGCGAGTCCATGGAAAATATTCTGAAGATTCACTACGTGCTCAAGCAACACCCCGACGTGGCCCTGTTTGTCCAGGCCAGTCCGGCATTCTGCTGCCCATCTCTGGTCACGGAGGCCATGGCCAAGGATATTGAAAGGCAAACAGGGGTGCCGGTTGTTTCCATTACCTATGACGGGACAGGCGGCGAAAAGAACGAGCCCATTATTCCGTACCTCAACTATCTGAAAAAAGCCGCAGCTTCAGCAGAAAAAATGAAAACGTGCAGGCGCGCGGAGGAAAAAAATTCCCTCTCAGCCGGCGCTGCGGTCGATTTCGCCGAAGGGTGAACCGCTTCAGCGGGCGCATGCCCCTTACGCCTGCTCAAGGGGTCGGCAGGTGAATGTCGCGCCATGCAAAAACTCCGGTGCTTGACACAAGCGGATCATAGATATAATGTGATATGACGATGGCCATGAACCGGGCGTAATTCAATGTTCACCTTTAACCAGAAGAAGGAGGTTTTATGACAAAAGCGGAAATGATCGAAAAGATTGCAAAGGATGCAGGGGTCTCAAAGGCGGCGGCGGCCAAGGCATACGATTCATTCCTTGACGGCATCAAGGGGGGGCTCAAGACACGCGGCAGCAAGGTAACGATTGTAGGTTTTGGAACGTTCAAAAAGATTTATCGAAAAACCCGCAAGGGCCGCAATCCTCAGACAGGTGAACAGATCAAAATCAAGGGCAGAAATGCGATAACATTCAAGGCCAGCAAAAATTTAGTTTAGCATTCCCGTAAAAGACAATTAAAGGGCAGGGCGAATCTGTGTTGACATCGGCCCTGCCCTTTTTTATTCCAGTATTTAAGACTTGGTCCTGCGGGTCAGGTTAGAGCCAGAAATTAGGCTTGGCCATAAACACATACGCTGGAATACTGGAGTGTTGACGTATTGGAATATTGGTTTCTATGGCAGTCGTGCTATGGCCTTAAAAAAAAACATCCGCTACAAAATTGATAAAAATGTTGTAATCGTTTATACACTTGCGGCAGGGATGTGAAAACCAGTCGCCGTAAAAGACAGTTACCTAAACCTAGGTTGAGCGTTTCAAATTTTGGAGTCGTCTTTTGAATTTGCCTGAAAAGGACCAGTCATGAAGATCGCGCCGGATGCCATGCAGGTGGACATTGGCGGCGTCCTGCTGAACAATCCGGTGATGACGGCCTCCGGCACATTCGGCTATGCCGGGGAATTCGCTGATCTTGTGGACCTGGACCGTTTGGGCGGCATCATCGTCAAAGGGCTGTCCCTCGAGCCTTCCAGAGGAAACCCGCCGCCGCGCATCGTCGAAACCACCGGTGGAATGCTGAATGCCATTGGCCTGGAGAATGTGGGCGTGCAGGCTTTCATTGCCGAAAAACTGCCGCTTCTCAGGAAGCTGCCGGTGCCGGTATTCGCCAACATCTACGGGACGTCCGTGGAAGCGTATGCGGAACTGGCGCTCCGGTTGGAAAGCGCAGAAGGTGTCGCCGGTGTCGAGATCAATATTTCCTGTCCGAACGTCAAAGCCGGGGGCATCGCCTTCGGTTCCGACAGCCGGTCGGCTCATCGCGTGGTTCGGGCGGTCAGGGATAACACGAAACGCCACGTGATGGTGAAATTGTCGCCCAATGTCACCGACATCGTCGCAATCGCCCGCAGTGTCGAGTCGGCGGGCGCCGATTCGATTTCGTTGATCAACACCATTACGGGGATGGCCGTTGACGCCTGTACGAGACGGCCGGTGCTGGCCAATATCACCGGCGGACTTTCCGGCCCGGCCATCAAACCCGTCGCCCTCAGGATGGTGTGGCAGGTGGCCGGCCAGGTGGGCATCCCGGTCATCGGCGTGGGCGGCATCATGAATGCCCGGGACGCCGTGGAGTTTTTAATTGCCGGAGCCAGCGCCGTGCAGGTGGGCACGGCCAATTTCATCAATCCACGGGCTACCCAGGACATTGTCGAAGGTCTGGAAGATTTCCTGCAGGAAAACGGCATCGGCAGGATTGTGGATCTGATCGGGTCCCTTAGAATCGACTGAAATACAAAGCTGCGTTGAGATCAGGACAGGTATATGTCAACAGCTCTCGATTAGCAGGCGTATTTGCAATAGCGATCCTTATGGAATCATTAAAAATCGAAATAGCGGATTGCCCACGAAAGATTGGGCTCGGAGTAAACCGCAACGTGTCAGCTAACCTATCGTAGGAGAAAGGAAAATCCCATGAAGAAGATGATCTTTGTTGTTGCCTGCACCCTGTTTTTGTTGACTGGATATGCAGTGGCGGAAGAGGGCGACGCTATCCTGGGCCACTGGTATACCGACCCCGAAAAAAAGGACGCCGTCGTGGAGATCTATAAGGACAAAGACGTCTACAGCGGCAAAATCGTGTGGCTTAAAAATCCGAAAAATGACGACGGCACCGTCAAGGTCGACAAGGAAAACCCGGATGAGGCCAGGCGCAGCGATCCCCTCGTGGGCCTGAATCTGGTGAAAGGCTTTACCTACAAGGGGTACAGCAAGTGGGCGGGGGGAACCATCTATGATCCCAACAACGGCAAGACCTACAAGTGCAAAATGAAGCTGAAAGACGACGAACTCAAGGTCAGGGGATACATCGGCGTATCGCTGCTGGGGCGAACCACGAT from Deltaproteobacteria bacterium encodes:
- a CDS encoding acyl-CoA dehydratase activase produces the protein MSEHLHILGIDIGSVAIAVAAVTPLKRIERTAYGFHHGNIRETLASLLADFDLSLVRWVAATTSSPSSLKTTCRYDNRIATITAAQALHKKVGSILIVGGEKFGLIRFDENGHYTGYKANTSCAAGTGSFLDQQAERLGLEDVGELGALAFANTGSVPKIASRCAVFAKTDLVHAQQEGYGLSEICDGLCFGLARNIVDTLFVGQEPIGPVIFSGGVSRNRAVVRHVRHLVQMEVIPEVTYLGAVGAAFSLAVDGCRFTKIELNSAMDLVAEGGQSKKYYFDPLELKLSDYPDFDSLERYDYHPSGSSFAQDVEVDVYRDFLPFADQGDRCKAYLGIDIGSTSTKAVILSPSKSVLAGFYTRTGGRPVVAVQNLLAAIEEVVIGKGVDLHISGAGTTGSGRKFVGGIVGADLIVDEITAHARAAVEINPEVDTILEIGGQDSKFTTLKDGSVTFSIMNRVCAAGTGSFIEEQAQKLDCPLTSYAERTEGQRSPITSDRCTVFMERDVNYYLSEGYTKNEMLASVLHAIRENYLTKVAVESSIGQTILFQGATAKNRALVAAFEQRLEKPIHVSRYCHLAGAMGVALKLADRSYEGSEFKGLDLHRKTIPIRSEVCELCTNHCKITAAHIDGRTAAYGFLCGRDYDTRKFVDNNTSGFDLLTARKKVLRLPEQAKPDPGLKRETVTVGLPAVLHMADDMAFWKYFFGRLGIDTITSETYAHGVKEGKHIAGAEFCAPMAAMHGHVSYLRERADRVFLPFYLDHHPPRDGNRRQYCYYTQFAPSLASFAKGSVADRTDQWLLTPLIRYLYNRFHARVQLYRMLKSFARERIGFARVSAAYEEALQFKKQAQEALRRLYRDETREKGRLHVVLLGRPYTVLQKCMNKGIPNILASMGIKTFYQDMLTVTEETKTLIAPLLKELHWHYAVEVVKAAACVAASPDAYPVLVTSFKCTPDAFVVEYFKQIMERAEKPYLVLQLDEHDSNVGYETRIEAAIRSFRNHHAGGRKTPGAAVFNARVRTKRSLDGKTLIMPNWGDISQRLVVANLRREGIDARLLEEHQTSIQRSLRYNTGQCIPLNIIGQEFIDYVERHDLDPSRCALWMIRSAIPCNLKLFPFHIEYLFKTYGGGFEQAEVYPGTMSFADISKGLPIATYFAYMFGGMVKKLGCAVRPYELNPGETDAVIEESLCILEDAFLGNRRKESAVIQVVDMFRSIARGDRAAVDCTRPKVAIFGDLYARDNELFNQGLVHQIEGLGGEVVTTPYSSLVKMIAKPYLRKWFVEGNYLEVLSSKAVITAATHMEKKYYKHFQKVLQETEPAYDDDPARILAQYNIRIENTGESMENILKIHYVLKQHPDVALFVQASPAFCCPSLVTEAMAKDIERQTGVPVVSITYDGTGGEKNEPIIPYLNYLKKAAASAEKMKTCRRAEEKNSLSAGAAVDFAEG
- a CDS encoding HU family DNA-binding protein — its product is MTKAEMIEKIAKDAGVSKAAAAKAYDSFLDGIKGGLKTRGSKVTIVGFGTFKKIYRKTRKGRNPQTGEQIKIKGRNAITFKASKNLV
- a CDS encoding dihydroorotate dehydrogenase, whose product is MKIAPDAMQVDIGGVLLNNPVMTASGTFGYAGEFADLVDLDRLGGIIVKGLSLEPSRGNPPPRIVETTGGMLNAIGLENVGVQAFIAEKLPLLRKLPVPVFANIYGTSVEAYAELALRLESAEGVAGVEINISCPNVKAGGIAFGSDSRSAHRVVRAVRDNTKRHVMVKLSPNVTDIVAIARSVESAGADSISLINTITGMAVDACTRRPVLANITGGLSGPAIKPVALRMVWQVAGQVGIPVIGVGGIMNARDAVEFLIAGASAVQVGTANFINPRATQDIVEGLEDFLQENGIGRIVDLIGSLRID
- a CDS encoding DUF2147 domain-containing protein, producing MKKMIFVVACTLFLLTGYAVAEEGDAILGHWYTDPEKKDAVVEIYKDKDVYSGKIVWLKNPKNDDGTVKVDKENPDEARRSDPLVGLNLVKGFTYKGYSKWAGGTIYDPNNGKTYKCKMKLKDDELKVRGYIGVSLLGRTTIWVRK